Proteins encoded in a region of the Globicephala melas chromosome 1, mGloMel1.2, whole genome shotgun sequence genome:
- the ISG15 gene encoding ubiquitin-like protein ISG15: MGRNLKVKMLGGQEILVPLRDSMLSSELKQQITQQIGVPAFQQLLVHQDTRKVLQDGVPLVCQGLGPDSTVLLMVQSCKDPLSILVRNNKGRSSTYVVRLTQRVAELKLQVCQKEHVQADQFWLSFEGKPMEDAHQLGEYGLTTMCTVFMNLRLRGGGAGPGGPRGGRPTEHQEYSCSTLCSTILHPSGEIGGGVEEGVVRGDPGSLGESAG, encoded by the exons ATG GGTAGGAACCTGAAGGTGAAGATGCTCGGGGGCCAGGAGATCCTGGTGCCCCTGAGGGACTCCATGCTGTCATCCGAGCTGAAGCAGCAGATCACCCAGCAGATCGGCGTGCCCGCCTTCCAGCAGCTCCTGGTCCACCAGGACACTCGCAAGGTGCTGCAGGATGGGGTGCCCCTGGTCTGCCAGGGCCTGGGCCCCGACAGCACCGTCCTGCTGATGGTGCAGAGCTGCAAAGACCCCCTGAGCATCCTGGTGAGGAATAACAAGGGTCGCAGCAGCACCTACGTGGTCCGGCTGACGCAGAGGGTGGCCGAGCTCAAGCTGCAAGTGTGCCAAAAGGAGCACGTGCAAGCCGACCAGTTCTGGCTGAGCTTCGAGGGGAAGCCCATGGAGGACGCGCACCAGCTGGGGGAGTACGGCCTCACCACCATGTGCACCGTGTTCATGAATCTGCGCctgcgggggggcggggcagggccaggagggcCGCGGGGAGGGCGCCCCACTGAGCACCAGGAATACAGTTGTAGCACCCTCTGTAGCACCATTCTGCACCCTTCTGGTgagattgggggaggggtggaggagggagtggtAAGAGGGGACCCAGGGTCGCTGGGGGAATCAGCAGGCTAG